Genomic segment of Bacteroides intestinalis DSM 17393:
CGTACATGGGTATCTGCCGTTACTATTCATAAGGGATGTATTGAAGATAATATTGAGCTGATACGAACCGGAATCAAGTCCATAGCCTCTACTATTAAGATTGTTCCGGAACAAGGTGACGAAGGTATTAAGGTGGATGGCAGTTTTCATCAGCATCGTCCGCAATTATATTCCGGCGGGTATGGTTTATCGTATGTAGATGATATTGCCTATTACTTGCAGTTGGTGAAAGGAACTGCTTTTGAGCCTTATTTTACACAAGAGAAAAAAGATATATTTATCAATCTCCTGATGGGGGGTCATCGGTTGTTGGGCTATCGGGAAACGTTCGATTTTGGTGCCATCGGCCGTAATATATCACGTCCCGAGGGACTGAGTAATATTTCCCCTGTCACGCTGGAATACATGGAGCAGAATGATCCTGGTCGTGCTGCTGATTATTCGGCCTGGAAGGAACATCTTTCCGGTGGTCCCTTTCCTGTTCCCGGTAATAAGTATTTTTGGAAATCGGACATGATGGTTCAGCATGGTGCCGGCTATTATCTTTCTGCCAAGGTGATTTCTACCCGGACCAATGGAACCGAAATGCTTAATAATGAGAACCTCAAAGGTTATAACCTGCCACTTGGTGCTACGAATATCCTTACTTCCGGGAAAGAATATGAAGGTATCTTCCCTGTATGGAATTGGAATAAAATACCGGGCACTACGGCTGTTCAACATCCGGATTCTGCTCGTCTTGAAGGGTATCTGTTCGGAAGAAACCGGTTTGGAGGTGGGGTAAGTAACGGTCGGAATGGAGTCATTGCTTACGAGCATTGCTATAGGGGGGTAAAGGCAAAAAAGGCTTACTTTTTTATGGATGATGTACTTTTGTGTTTAGGGACAGATATTGCGTCAGATGCTCCCGAAGAAGTGGTTACAACTGTTAATCAGTGTCTCTTTAAACGCGAAATGGTAGTTGGCAAAGAGGGAGTAACTACATCTGTTTACAAAGAAAATGCATCTGCCAAAAATCCGGCTTGGGTATATCATGATAAAGTAGGTTATTTATTTCCTTCAGGGGGGGATGTAACTGTCAGTAGTCCGAAACAAACCGGGGCTTGGAAGGATATTAATATCAGTGGGAGTGGGAAAAAGATTTCTGCTGATATATTTAATCTCTGGATCAGTCATGGAACAAAGGCTAAGGAGGGGAAATATGCGTATATGGTCGTTCCAGACAGAACTTTAGAGGAGTTCCGGACATTTGCGGCTGCACAGAATTATAAGATTATTCAAAATAGTTCTGTGGTACAGGCTGTTAAGTTGAACCATCAATACGCCGTTGTTTTTTATCATCCGGGAACAATTGATTTGGGAGAGGGGCTTACATTGGCTGCTGATAAACAAGTGATTGTCTATCTTGAACAGAAGGGAACAGGGTACGATATCTGGGTTGCTGATCCGCTTTATAGTCAGAAGAAGGTTTGTCTCTCTCTTAATGGCAGAGAAGTGCAGATTGCTTTTCCGGAGGGTGAACTGACTGGTAGTACGGCTTTTACGAATATTGCCACTCTCCAACCTTTTGATTTGCAATGTGAATATCTTAGTAATCCTTTAGGTATTGATATACAGCAACCTCGTTTGAGTTGGAAAATGGGAGCCACTATTCCGGCACGAGGACGGAAGCAGACTGCTTATCAGATTCTTGTAGCAAGCTCCCGGGATTTGCTTGATGCAGACCGTGGGGACCTTTGGGATAGCGGCTGTGTTAATTCTGCTGAGTCGGTGAATATTGTTTATGGAGGAGTACCTTTGCCTGCAGGACAAAGATGTTTCTGGAAAGTCCGTTTCTCCGACGAACATAATCACTGGTCAGCGTGGAGCACTCCTGCAAACTGGCGTATGGGGCTATTTGCTGCTGATTGGGTAGCACAATGGATAGGCAGTGCAGAAATGGAATCTCAGAGTGTGGGAGGTAAGAAAGTTAATAATGTAATGGCAGATCCCTGGTTCCGTAAAACATTTAATATGTCGGATATTCCACAGGATGCTGTTATTTATGTAGCTTCCATTGGTTATCATGAACTGTATGTCAATGGTCGGAAAGTAGGGGACGCTGTCCTTTCACCTTCAGTCACGGATCATAAATCACGTGCCCGCTACATGACATATGATATTAAGAACTATCTGAAAAAAGGTACTAATGTTATTGCTTTGTGGCTGGGTACTTCCTGGGCTGTTTTTCCGGCTTATCAGCAGAAGGACAGGCCGGCTATTCCGATGGCACTGGCTCAAGCTGAGATCGTATTATTTTCCGGGAAGAAGTTACGAATTGTTTCGGATAATACCTGGAAGACCCATGCAAGTCCCAATACCTTGTTAGGTTACTGGGAAGCGCATCACTTTGAAGGAGAATGTTATGATGCTGCTTTGGAAAAAGATGGGTGGAATACTCCGGATTTTGATGATTCCGGTTGGGCTATGGCAAAGGTCTATTCTACCGACGTTGTAGTATCCTCAGACCGTACGGAACCTAATCGTTTGATTCAAGAGATAACTCCTCTCTCTATTCAGGAAATTACTCCTGGTGTTTATAGAGTTGATATGGGCGTCAATTATGCCGGTTGGTTTGAAATGCAGCTTAAAGGCCAGCCTGGCGATTCAATCGTATTCCAATTCTCCGAGAGGGAAAAGGATGTTTGCAGTTATGGCATACACAGTATTTATAAAGTGGGGCCTAAACGGAAAGGAACTTTCTGCAATCGTTTTAATTATATGACAGGTCGTTGGGTACAAATCAGTGGTTTGCGCTATAAGCCAACAACAGACCAGATACGTGGTTGGATGATTCGTCCCGATTATCGCAGAAGCGGTGGATTTGAATGTGATATTCCCTTACTGAATAATATCTATCGTACCACTTTATGGACTTTGGAAAACCTTAGTTTAGGCAATTATGTGGTAGATTGTCCGCATCGTGAACGCTGTGGCTATGGTGGAGATGCTTTGGCTACCACGCGTACGGCTTTGGGGAATTATCAATTGGGAGCTTTCTATAATAAATGGATGGAAGATTGGCGGGATGTTCAAGAGGCAGATGGTAATGTTCCTTATACAGCTCCTACTCGTATTGGTGGTGGAGGTCCGTCTTGGAGCGGATTCTGTATCACATTGCCGTGGGAGTTTTATCGGCAATATGGAGATATACGCATCCTTTCGGAAAGTTTTCCGACAATCCAGCGCTGGCTTGATTTTTTAGAAACGAAGTCTCAGCATAATATGTTGGTACGCTGGGGAGGCAAGTGGAGTTTCTTGGGAGACTGGCTTTGGCCGGATGCATGGTCGGAACGATCAGCCATGGAAAAACAAGGAAAAGCACTTGGAGATACACGTGAGACGCTTTTTTTCAATAATTGCCATTGGATTTATAGTTTGGAGACAGCAGCAAGGATAGCCGATATTTTAGGCCATAAAACTGTGGCGGCTACTTATAGGAAGCGAGCCTCAGAAATCCGTAAAGCAGTACATACGACTTTCTTTGATTCCCGGAATAATAGTTATGTGAATGGTTATCCTTCGTATTTGGCCATTGCATTAATGGTTGATCTGCCTCCTGAAAATCTGAGGACCAAAGTCTGGAAACGTCTTGAACAGGAAATTCTTGTAAATCGTAAAGGGCATTTCTGGGGAGGGATAACTGCCGGTTCATTCCTGTTGCATACTTTACTGGATAATCATCGTGATGATTTGATTTTTGAGATGGCTATGAAAGAAGATTTTCCAGGTTGGGGGAATATGTTGGAAAAAGGTAATGGTACATTCTTTGAAGACTGGGAATGTCGTGGCTCGGCTTTGCATAGTTCTTATTTATACATAGGAAGCTGGTTTATTGAGGCTTTGGGAGGTATTCGACGTACGGAATCGGGATATAAACAATTTATCATTGAACCTTGGATTACGGAGAAAGGGCCTCAGCAGGTTCGTTCACATTATAATTCGATGTATGGGAATATAGAGTCCAACTGGGCGGTGAATTCTGGTGTCCTGAATCTTGAAGTTACTGTGCCTGCTAATACTACGGCTATTTTGAAGCTGTCCGATATAGATTTGGAAACCCTAAAAGAAGGAGATTCTATATGGAAAGAAGCGAAAGGAGTTAGCTTGTACACGCAGAAGGGAAAGGCTATCTCGCTTGCGTTGCAGTCCGGAACCTATCGTTTTTCAGTTACCATGAACTCAGGGCTTCAATAAAAAGTTGGATCAAGTTACTCTCACTTTCGCAGTCACCCATATCAGGACGATGCATTTGTTTGTTTTATATCAGGGATATATTCCTTCTCCCTTAGGAGTAGTCGGGTGTTGACCTTGGTTAACAAGCCTATCAACCTTGGTTGACGAGCCGATTAACCTTGGTTGATAGGCTTGTTAGCCAAGGTTAATACTCGGTAGTGTTTACTGTGGGGATGCAAAACCAACTGGGCAAAAAGAAATAATCAACGGCTTAGTGCTGATTCTCTGCATGAGCAGAATGTCAATACCTGCTCTTCTTTGCATATCAAATGATACATGATATGAAAACTCCTCTCGGTTCAATTATGGCTTGTACAAGTCTTCTTCATAGTGGCAAGACGGATATATATACCATTAAGGACAAATGGTTTATGATGATGTTGTGATGATAGTTCATTACATAGCGTTTCCTTATTTGGCTATTCCGTCGACAAAACTTCCCCTTTCGTAGATTTTATTTTCAGCTCTTCTTTCTCTCCCTTACATTTGCATCGTAATAAAAAAATGACGCAAAATGAAAAGTACCGGAAGATTATGGTTATTAGCTGTATGTCTGTTGTGTGGACTGGTCTGTACGCAAGCGCAGGAACAGGAAAAGAAGCAATTGCCTCGTGAAGTTCCCTCACCGAAAAAGGTCGCCCGTAAAATGACGGACCGGATGAAAGAAGAACTGCAATTGACAGACAAGCAATATGACAAGCTGTACAAGCTGAATCTGAAGGAACAACAAGAACATTTTGCAACCATGACTGAAAGAGGAAGCGGCCAGCGTCCTTCAATGGGAGGAGGTTTTGGAATGGGCGGCGGTCGCCCGCCAATGGATGGTGGAATGGGCCCCGGTATGGGAGGCGGTCGTCCGCCAATGGGAGCTCCAGGTGAACGTCCTGTAATGGAAAAGGACAATGTGGAGAAGATGCAGAAAGCTGCTGCCAAGAAGGAAAAGAAAATCAAGAAAATCCTGACGGCGGAACAATATGCAAAGTGGCAGGAAATGTGCCAACCACAAGAACCACCCCAACCACAGGATCATCCCCACAAGCCAAATTTGTAGAGACTCTCTCTAAATAGCGTTTTTTCATGTATTATTGACTGTGCCGTTCCACCCCCGTGAGGGGAGGGGACGGTTTTCTTTTTATGGGAATCTTTATCAGATATATTTTTTCTATATCTTTGCATCACTGATAATCTAATATGGAAAACATAACAATGAAATTGTCAACGATCAAAGTGATAAGACTCTTGCTGTTTATTGTCTTATTGCTTAACTCCCCGCTTCATGCACAAGATCACTATGCGTTTACTCCCATCGATTGCAGTGACGGACTTTCGGGCAACAGAGTCCGCAATATCATTCAGTTGCGGGATGGGCGCATTGCAATCAATGCCAATGAGATCGTCAGCATCTACGATGGAACTTCTTTTCAATATTTCCATTATAATAAAAGTAACATAATTCCTCTTAATGACTATGCCGGGCATCATCGCATTTATGTGAATGAGGGCTATATTTATATCAAAGACTGGTATAAGCTAATGGCCATCAACATTAATGAAGAACGCTTTGAACAGCATTTGGACGATCTGTTTAAGTCTTATGGTGTAAAGGGGGCGTTGGTGAACTTCTTTGTGGATGAGGCAGGTAATTATTGGATGCTGACGGATGATGATGTACTGCTGTACAGGGATTATGCCGGTGGGAAGACTGTTGAGTTTTTGAAGAATGTTTCAATGAACGGAGATGTACGTGACAGGCTTTTGGATATAGCGGTAGTAAATCAACAAGTCTTTTTGTTCTACAATTCAAGTCTCATGGTCTGTTATGATCTGGAAACATCCAGAGAATTGTATCGGGAATATGCACTGGATGAAAAGCAGGACAGGTCTGCTACTCTGTTGGTTGTCCCCCGGGGAAAGTACTTGTACTATTTGATGAATGGACGAAAGACTGAAGCTTTACGTTTTGATATTGAACTGCGTAAGTGGGAAGTAATATTAGAAACTGAATATAGGCTGAATGTGCTTTCTGTAGGCAAAGAGCACGATATATGGATAACTAGTCAGGCTGGCCTGTGGGTGTGTGACGAAAAACTGCAAAACAAACAATTTATCCCTACGCTGGAATTTGTAGATGGTAAAGAGATAAAAACGGAAGTCAGTACAGTCTTTAATGATAACCAGGGAGGAACTTGGATCGGGACTTTGGACAGAGGAATATGTTATTACCATCCTAATCGTTTCAAATTTAAAAATGTAGGTAAAGTGTTTTTCCCTAATATTGATCAGAATGGGGAAGTTAGTGTGTCGTGTTTTGTAGAAGATGCTCATGGTGGAATCCTGGTAGGTACCCGCCAGGGACTTTTACGGTACTCTTTATCTGAGAGCAAATTATCTTTTGAGGCAGGATTGCCCCGCAATTTACGGTGTAACGGGTTAACTAAAGATAGCCGGCAGCGGATATGGCTTTCATCGGTTGAGGCACTGTTCTGTATTCAGAATGGAAAGAGCAGAAGTTATCCTGTACGTGATGTAGCAAAGGTATTTGAAGCACCGGATAAGAACCTGTACATCTGTTCATATATAGATGGCCTGTGTCTTTTGAATCCTGATACTGGAGAACTTAAGAAGATAGAGGAAAGTGAAGGGCGACAAATCAACTCCGTTTCGCAGATCAGGAATTATAAAGAGGGCATGCTGATAGGAATCTGCAATTTAGGATTGTTTACCTATGATTATAAAAAGCAGGTTCTGACGGCACCGGTGTTTAAAGATAAAAAGGCCTGGCAAGATTTCTACGATCTTCATCATTATTCCGATCTGTATGTAGATAGCCGTAATTTGATTTGGCTTGCCACACAGGATGGCCTGATAGTCTGGAATCCGAAGAATGAAGAGATTAGGATGTTTTATATGGAAAACGGTTTGGTAAACAATAGTATACAGGCAATATCCGAAGATCGTCACCACGTGATGTGGATTACTACTTCTTATGGAATATCTTGTGTGAATGTAGTTCAGGAAGGAGGAAGAACAGAATACTCTTTTTCCAACTTTAATCATAGTGATGGAGTGATAGAACGGGAATTCTTGGAAAGATCCGTATATGTAACGAAGGATGATGTAATTCTGATGGGAGGAATTGATGGTTTCAACGAATTCCGAATTAATAAACTGCCTCCGGTGAAACAAGATATGAAACCTCTCTTCGTGAACTTTCATCTTTTCGGGAAAAAGGTGGAGATGGATAAGGCTTATGATGGCAATGTACTATTGAGCGAGCCTGTAAGCGCAACTCAAAAGATTATCTTGAATTATGACCAGAACTTTGTATCATTTGATTTCTCTGCACTGAACTATATCAATAGATCACAGACTCACTATCGCTACCGGCTGACGGGGTTGGATAAGGAGTGGCACGAAATAGTTTCTCCTACAGGGACAGGAACTGCCTCTTATGCCAATCTTCCTTCGGGTACGTATGATCTGGAAGTATATGCGGCAAACAACAGTAAGCAGTGGGGAAGTAACTGTGCAACTATACAAATCATTGTAAAGGACCCGTATTGGAAAACTCCTTTGGCTTATTTCATTTATTGCCTGTTGATTGCCCTTTCCATATATTGGGCTCTTTACAGTTATTTGCGAATGAATAAGAGGAAGTTGCAAAAAGCTCAGGAAGAAGAACTGAATCAAATGAAATTTCGCTTCTTTACCAATATAAGCCATGAATTCCGCACACCGCTGACTCTGATCATAACCCCATTGGAATCTCTTATTAAGGAAGTCGGCGACATAGCCCTGAAAAAGAGATTACAATCCATTTACCGTAATTCCAAAGAACTGTTGGACCTCGTCAATCAATTGTTGGACTTCAGGCGTTTGGAGGTTCATGGAGAGAAGCTGTTTCTTGTTAAGGGGAATATAGCGGAGTTTGTGTCTTCGATAAAATCCTCTTTTGATTATCTGGCTCAGGAAAAGGAGATTTCTTTTGAGATAGATGATAAGATTGCAGAAGATTTATATATAAGTTTCGACCGTGAGAAGATACAAAAGGTACTGAATAATCTATTGTCTAATGCATTCAAGTTCACACCTGCAGGAGGTATGGTGACGATAACTCTCGATACTTGTAAGGAACCGGACGGGGTACAGTACTTCCGTCTTTCCGTGAAAGATACCGGAGCAGGGATTCCTCGAAAGAACCTTTCCCATATTTTTGAGCGTTTCTATCAAGTGAAAGAGGAAGAAGATAAAATAGGTAGTGGAATCGGTCTTCATCTGGTGAAAGAGTATGTAGAGTTGCATTCCGGAAAGATAGAAGTGGAGAGTGAAGTAAATAAAGGCAGTTTGTTTACTGTATATCTACCTGTGCGTACTGATGTAGAAGTGGATACGGAGTTACCGAAAGAGGAAAATACTTTCATCGGGGATGAATTGAATCCTGATGTGGAAAGTGATCAGGACCTGCAAACGGATAAAGAGTACACTATACTTCTGGTTGAAGATAATAAAGAATTCCGGCATTACATGTTTGAACTGCTTTCCAAGAAATACAATGTATTGGAAGCCGGTGATGGGGAAGAAGGAGAACGGATTGCTACTACAAAGTTTCCCGATTTGATAATCAGTGATATCATGATGCCGAAGGTGGATGGTCTGGAGTTATGTAAACGCATCAAGTCCAATATACAGGTGTCGCATATCCCTGTCATATTACTGACTGCCCGTTCTACGGACGAAAGTAAATTGTTCGGGTACGAATCCGGTGCGGATGAATATATATCCAAACCGTTTAATCTGGATATTCTGTTATTGAGAATACAGAAACTGATAAACGAAGAGAAAGCCCGTCAGAGATCTTTTTCACAGGGAATAAATATTAATCCGGGAGAGGTTACCATCACTTCTATTGATGAACAGTTTATAGAGAAGGTTTGCGCATTGATTCAAAAGAATATAGATAATCCCGAATATTCAGTAGAGAAGCTGAGTGCTGATGTTGGGATGGAGCGTACGGTACTATATCGTAAATTGAATGCTATTGCCGGCCAGACTCCTTCTGATTTTATCCGTTCCATTCGTTTGAAGCATGCTGCTCAATTGCTGAATAAAGGATATCAGGTAGGTGAAGTGGCCGATATGGTTGGTTTCAATACTCCTAAATATTTCACAAAGTACTTCAAACAGGCGTTTGGTGTAACGCCTTCGCAGTATAAGACTAATATGACTGGGGAGAGTTGATTCATAACTTTCGGGTTATGAGCAAAATGTGATAAGGTGATAGGGTGATAAAGTGATAGCGGGATAACGCTCTGTGATATATAGCGCAGCCACTTTATCACCCTATCACCTTACCGCCTTATCACTCTTTTATTCCTTTCTTTTCCGATTAGTGTAATTAGTCGTATCTTATTGAATGTCGGTTTTTGCCAGTTAACTGGCAAGATTCAGGTAAACCCCTTGCCTACTGTGCATTTTTCCTTTGAAAACAACGAAATGTACCCTAAAAAGCAACAAGCTGACCCCTACTCAGAGTCGTCTTCCCGGTACTTTTGCAATTGAAATAACCGAGTATTAACCCATAAATCAATTGCCATGGAAAATGCACCTTAAAAGTCGTATCATGTTTTTTACCTTTATTTCTAACTTTAATTAATTAACCGTTTTATGAATTATTTAATGCATGAAAAATCATAATCTGTTTTTAACACCAGATTACCGGTATCGTTTACCGGAATCTAATTTTAAGAAACTAATACTTTCACTGATTATCCTTCTGAGTTTTGTTCATGTGGCAGCACAGAATAATATAAATATCAGTGGAACTGTTGTGGATGATCAGGGGGAAGCTGTGATAGGAGCCAGTGTAGTTGCTCAGAAAAGTAAGAATGGTACAATAACCGATGTGGAAGGTAATTTTAAACTGTCGGTTCGTTCTAATGATGTCCTGACTATCTCTTTTATAGGATATATCACCCAAACAGTTCCGGTGTCCGGCAAAAACAATATTGTTGTGACACTGAAAGAAAATAGTATGTTGCTGGATGAAGTAGTAGTCACTGGTTTTGGACTTGCCCAGAAGAAGGCTTCTGTTACGGGTGCAATTTCTTCTGTGGGTGCACAGGAATTGGCGCATGCAAAGTCGGTAACGGCTACAGGTGCACTGGTAGGTAAGCTCCCCGGTGTAAATTTCCGTCAGGATAACGGACGTCCGGGTGCCGCTCCCAATATCCAGATCAGAAACATGGGAACGCCCTTAATCATTATTGACGGTGTGCAGAAAGATTCCGGTAACCTGAATAACCTGGATTTTAATGATATCGAATCTGTTTCTGTATTGAAGGATGCTTCGGCGGCTATTTATGGTATGCAGGCCGCTAATGGTGTAGTGGTAATTACTACCAAAAGAGGACAGAAGAACCAAAAGTTGAAAGTCAATGTGAATGGGTATTATGGATGGCAGTTACCTTCTAACTATCCGAAACCCGCTTCGGCAGAAGATTATCTGGCAGCTATCATACAAACTGAAACTATAAATGGAACTCCGAGAACCGTTACGAAAGAAGAATACCAGAAATGGGTGGATAAGGTTGACGAAGAACATACCTCTTTCGACTGGTATAAATACATATGGGTAAGTGCTCCGCAATCCTATATCAATGCCAATGTTTCTGGTGGAACGGAGAAAGTTAGATATTATTTAAGTTTAGGACATATTGATCAGGAAGGAAATATCAGAGGCTTTAACGGTTTCAACAGAACCAATATGCAGTCTAATATCGACATTGATATTACGAATAGGTTCAAAGTCGGTGTAGCAATTAACGGACGCATAGAGACTACCGATAATCCGGGATTGCCGGGTGACGACTATAATCTGCCTATCTATGGGGCTTATAACAACCTGCCGACTAAAAAGCCTTATGCCAATAATAATCCTAAGTATCCGGCTATATCGGCACCTTGGGCTCAAGACAGTTTCGGCTGGATGAATTATGAACATGCGGGGAGATATAAAGATCAGTGGAAGGTCATTCAGATTAACGGTACTGCCGAATATGAAATACTGAAAGGCCTGAAAGCAAGAGGACTGTTCAGCTATTGGTTGGCAAACAGGAGACAGTCGAACCGGGAATACTCCTATAAATTCTATGAGTATGACAAGGAAAATGATGTCTATAATGTTGTGGAAACAGGTACGGCACGTTATACGGAAAGAAGTATGGAGATGAAAGAAGAACTGACTTCCAATATTCAACTGTCGTATGAAAATACGTTTGCACTTCATCATGTGAATGCGGTTGTGGGCTTTGAGGCAAAGAAAGGCACTTATCCAAGAATGTATGCATTGGGAAATCCTCCGGCAAACGGAATCCCTTATATTGATAAAACCAGTCTGTCTACTTTTACCGATGGTATTGGTAACCCGCAGACACGTATGGGATATATAGGTCGCCTGAACTACGACTACGCAAATAAGTACATCATCGAATTATCCGGTAGATATGATGGCTCTTACCGGTATAAACGGGGGAAACGTTGGGGATTCTTCCCATCGGCTTCTATCGGTTACCGGGTTACGGAAGAGAAGTTCTGGCAGGATGTCGATTTCCTGAAAGACAATATCACCAATCTGAAAATCCGTGCTTCTTATGGTGTGTTAGGTGAAGAATTGGGTACGGCTTTAAGCCATATTGTTGGCTATAATTATAATGACGGTGGTGCTGTGATTGACGGTGGGCTGGTTACCGGTAGTACTGTTACAGGATTAGCGACCGATAATATCACATGGGGTAAATCGAAGATACTGAATATCGGTATTGATCTGGGCTTCCTGGATAATCGCCTGAATGCTTCTTTTGACTATTTCAACAGAGATCAGACTGGATTGCTGGCAAGCCGTTATGATGTGCAGATCCCGGAAGAAGTGGGATTCTCACTGCCTCAGGAAAACCTGAACTCTAATTATGCCAGGGGATTCGATGCCTCTGTGAATTGGAGAGACCGAATCGGAGATGTGAATTATACAGTAGGAGGTAATGTTACTTATTCACGTTGGTATGTGGGAGACCGGTACAAGCCCAGATTCTCCAGTGAATGGCAGAAGTTCCGTTATCAGGCAGGAAATATAACAGGACGCTATACGGATGTGGAGTTCTCGCTCGTTTCGGATGGACAATTCCAGAGTTGGGAAGAAATAGCAAATCACCCTATTGATCAGGACCATCAAGGTAATATAACTTTGAAGCCCGGTGATGCAAAATATAAAGATATGAATGGAGATGGCTTAATTAATGATGCTGACTGGCGTGCAATTGGTTATCGTAAAGGAGGTACTCCGTGGGTTAATTTTGCATTTAATTTGGCCTTAGATTGGAAGGGGATTGACTTCCGTGCAGATTTCGTAGGTGCGACTGCCTATACTTATGTTCAACAAGGTTTTTTGAGATACTTTGATTCTAATAAAAATCTATCTCAATATCTTTGGAATAATTCAACCAGACTCGTGGATATCTGGGATGCTGACAGTGGTTTTAATATTGGTAAATATCCGTTGGCTTTACGTACCCGGAATAGCAGTGATTGTACACATTGGCCTAGTGATTTCTGGTATACCAATATG
This window contains:
- a CDS encoding SusC/RagA family TonB-linked outer membrane protein, translating into MKNHNLFLTPDYRYRLPESNFKKLILSLIILLSFVHVAAQNNINISGTVVDDQGEAVIGASVVAQKSKNGTITDVEGNFKLSVRSNDVLTISFIGYITQTVPVSGKNNIVVTLKENSMLLDEVVVTGFGLAQKKASVTGAISSVGAQELAHAKSVTATGALVGKLPGVNFRQDNGRPGAAPNIQIRNMGTPLIIIDGVQKDSGNLNNLDFNDIESVSVLKDASAAIYGMQAANGVVVITTKRGQKNQKLKVNVNGYYGWQLPSNYPKPASAEDYLAAIIQTETINGTPRTVTKEEYQKWVDKVDEEHTSFDWYKYIWVSAPQSYINANVSGGTEKVRYYLSLGHIDQEGNIRGFNGFNRTNMQSNIDIDITNRFKVGVAINGRIETTDNPGLPGDDYNLPIYGAYNNLPTKKPYANNNPKYPAISAPWAQDSFGWMNYEHAGRYKDQWKVIQINGTAEYEILKGLKARGLFSYWLANRRQSNREYSYKFYEYDKENDVYNVVETGTARYTERSMEMKEELTSNIQLSYENTFALHHVNAVVGFEAKKGTYPRMYALGNPPANGIPYIDKTSLSTFTDGIGNPQTRMGYIGRLNYDYANKYIIELSGRYDGSYRYKRGKRWGFFPSASIGYRVTEEKFWQDVDFLKDNITNLKIRASYGVLGEELGTALSHIVGYNYNDGGAVIDGGLVTGSTVTGLATDNITWGKSKILNIGIDLGFLDNRLNASFDYFNRDQTGLLASRYDVQIPEEVGFSLPQENLNSNYARGFDASVNWRDRIGDVNYTVGGNVTYSRWYVGDRYKPRFSSEWQKFRYQAGNITGRYTDVEFSLVSDGQFQSWEEIANHPIDQDHQGNITLKPGDAKYKDMNGDGLINDADWRAIGYRKGGTPWVNFAFNLALDWKGIDFRADFVGATAYTYVQQGFLRYFDSNKNLSQYLWNNSTRLVDIWDADSGFNIGKYPLALRTRNSSDCTHWPSDFWYTNMTYLKMRNVEVGYTLPQKWTSKVGISRCRFYVSGQNLFSLKNIDIDIDPEITAENGMAYPNMKVVNFGFSVDF
- a CDS encoding hybrid sensor histidine kinase/response regulator transcription factor yields the protein MENITMKLSTIKVIRLLLFIVLLLNSPLHAQDHYAFTPIDCSDGLSGNRVRNIIQLRDGRIAINANEIVSIYDGTSFQYFHYNKSNIIPLNDYAGHHRIYVNEGYIYIKDWYKLMAININEERFEQHLDDLFKSYGVKGALVNFFVDEAGNYWMLTDDDVLLYRDYAGGKTVEFLKNVSMNGDVRDRLLDIAVVNQQVFLFYNSSLMVCYDLETSRELYREYALDEKQDRSATLLVVPRGKYLYYLMNGRKTEALRFDIELRKWEVILETEYRLNVLSVGKEHDIWITSQAGLWVCDEKLQNKQFIPTLEFVDGKEIKTEVSTVFNDNQGGTWIGTLDRGICYYHPNRFKFKNVGKVFFPNIDQNGEVSVSCFVEDAHGGILVGTRQGLLRYSLSESKLSFEAGLPRNLRCNGLTKDSRQRIWLSSVEALFCIQNGKSRSYPVRDVAKVFEAPDKNLYICSYIDGLCLLNPDTGELKKIEESEGRQINSVSQIRNYKEGMLIGICNLGLFTYDYKKQVLTAPVFKDKKAWQDFYDLHHYSDLYVDSRNLIWLATQDGLIVWNPKNEEIRMFYMENGLVNNSIQAISEDRHHVMWITTSYGISCVNVVQEGGRTEYSFSNFNHSDGVIEREFLERSVYVTKDDVILMGGIDGFNEFRINKLPPVKQDMKPLFVNFHLFGKKVEMDKAYDGNVLLSEPVSATQKIILNYDQNFVSFDFSALNYINRSQTHYRYRLTGLDKEWHEIVSPTGTGTASYANLPSGTYDLEVYAANNSKQWGSNCATIQIIVKDPYWKTPLAYFIYCLLIALSIYWALYSYLRMNKRKLQKAQEEELNQMKFRFFTNISHEFRTPLTLIITPLESLIKEVGDIALKKRLQSIYRNSKELLDLVNQLLDFRRLEVHGEKLFLVKGNIAEFVSSIKSSFDYLAQEKEISFEIDDKIAEDLYISFDREKIQKVLNNLLSNAFKFTPAGGMVTITLDTCKEPDGVQYFRLSVKDTGAGIPRKNLSHIFERFYQVKEEEDKIGSGIGLHLVKEYVELHSGKIEVESEVNKGSLFTVYLPVRTDVEVDTELPKEENTFIGDELNPDVESDQDLQTDKEYTILLVEDNKEFRHYMFELLSKKYNVLEAGDGEEGERIATTKFPDLIISDIMMPKVDGLELCKRIKSNIQVSHIPVILLTARSTDESKLFGYESGADEYISKPFNLDILLLRIQKLINEEKARQRSFSQGININPGEVTITSIDEQFIEKVCALIQKNIDNPEYSVEKLSADVGMERTVLYRKLNAIAGQTPSDFIRSIRLKHAAQLLNKGYQVGEVADMVGFNTPKYFTKYFKQAFGVTPSQYKTNMTGES